Proteins encoded by one window of Paroedura picta isolate Pp20150507F chromosome 9, Ppicta_v3.0, whole genome shotgun sequence:
- the KLHL38 gene encoding kelch-like protein 38 produces the protein MEERAPEDLLFQDQDLSSELLRQLNVLRQNRILTDVILCTSDTEIPCHRNVLASSSPYFRAMFCNNFIESCQEKVNLQGIDSGILHCIITYVYTGEILITVENVLYLMETASMLQYARLFEASSVYLQNHLTPDNCLSMIRISEILHCENLNKKAKVMALRHFPEVAASEDLKELCALELLDYLGDDELCGEEEQVFEALMAWVRHDVPTRQGYIQDLFKKVRIQYVHPTFFFHFIANDSLIQSSPACQSILDLASKQMFSLYSTSAPEVKPMWHVPRRYSYREFLVLVGGRKDNQQTMRDVLLYDEKTNQWLTFAKYPTRLYKASAVSLHSNVYLLGGIPIGNGKGCISDNVYIFSLKLNQWRLVQPMLVPRYSHRSVAYKNYIFAIGGMGENQEILNSMERYDSIYNVWEHTANMPVAVLHPAVSAKDQRIYLFGGEDMMQNPVRLVQVYHVTRNMWFRMETRIVKNVCAPAAVIGDRIFIAGGYTRRVIAYDTKANTFVKCADMKDRRMHHGAAVIDGKLYLTGGRCLTSDNAIEDSDSLECYDPKTDTWTSKGKLPHKLFDHGCLTVQCVPCSNLLREED, from the exons ATGGAAGAGAGGGCCCCAGAAGACCTGCTGTTCCAAGACCAGGATCTCTCCTCTGAACTGCTAAGGCAGCTTAATGTTTTACGGCAAAACAGAATCCTAACGGACGTCATTCTATGCACCAGTGACACTGAAATTCCTTGCCACAGGAATGTGCTTGCTTCGAGTAGTCCTTACTTCAGGGCAATGTTTTGTAACAACTTCATAGAGAGCTGTCAGGAAAAAGTCAACCTCCAAGGGATCGACTCAGGCATCCTTCATTGTATCATCACTTATGTCTACACGGGAGAGATTCTCATAACAGTGGAGAACGTTTTGTATCTGATGGAGACGGCCTCCATGCTCCAGTACGCAAGACTCTTTGAGGCCTCTTCGGTCTACCTCCAGAATCACCTCACGCCCGACAACTGCCTCAGCATGATCAGGATCTCGGAAATCTTACACTGTGAAAACCTCAACAAGAAAGCAAAAGTTATGGCTCTGAGGCATTTCCCTGAAGTAGCCGCTTCAGAAGACTTGAAAGAACTTTGCGCCTTGGAATTGTTGGACTATCTGGGGGATGACGAACTCTGCGGAGAGGAAGAGCAGGTCTTCGAGGCACTCATGGCCTGGGTCCGGCATGATGTCCCAACACGACAGGGCTACATCCAAGACTTGTTCAAGAAGGTAAGGATTCAGTACGTCCACCCTACCTTCTTCTTTCACTTCATCGCCAACGATTCACTCATTCAGTCATCACCCGCTTGTCAAAGTATCTTGGACCTGGCGAGTAAGCAGATGTTCTCTTTGTACAGCACCAGCGCTCCTGAGGTCAAGCCCATGTGGCACGTCCCACGGCGATATTCATACCGAGAGTTCCTCGTCCTGGTCGGCGGTCGGAAGGACAACCAGCAGACCATGAGGGATGTGTTGCTCTATGATGAGAAGACGAACCAATGGTTGACCTTCGCCAAATACCCGACTCGGCTCTATAAAGCCTCTGCAGTGAGCTTGCACAGTAATGTTTATCTCCTTGGGGGGATCCCCATCGGCAACGGGAAGGGGTGCATTAGTGACAATGTTTACATCTTCTCACTCAAGCTTAATCAGTGGCGGCTGGTCCAGCCCATGCTGGTTCCACGCTATTCCCACAGGAGCGTTGCCTATAAAAACTACATTTTTGCCATTGGAGGTATGGGGGAGAATCAGGAAATCCTAAATTCCATGGAAAGGTATGACAGCATCTACAACGTTTGGGAACACACAGCGAATATGCCTGTTGCCGTTCTTCATCCGGCTGTGTCTGCTAAAGACCAAAGAATCTACCTTTTTGGAGGAGAGGATATGATGCAAAACCCTGTCCGCCTCGTACAG GTGTACCATGTGACCAGGAACATGTGGTTCCGAATGGAGACTCGAATAGTGAAGAACGTTTGTGCACCTGCAGCTGTAATCGGAGACCGGATATTCATTGCTGGAG GGTATACCCGGAGAGTCATTGCTTATGATACTAAGGCCAATACATTTGTGAAGTGTGCAGACATGAAGGACAGGAGGATGCATCATGGTGCGGCAGTGATCGATGGGAAGCTGTATTTGACTGGAGGCCGCTGTCTCACCAGCGACAACGCTATTGAAGACTCTGATTCACTTGAGTGCTACGACCCGAAGACGGACACCTGGACTTCAAAGGGGAAACTGCCACACAAACTGTTTGACCATGGGTGCCTCACTGTCCAGTGTGTCCCCTGCTCCAACCTCTTGcgggaggaggactga